In the genome of Neofelis nebulosa isolate mNeoNeb1 chromosome 6, mNeoNeb1.pri, whole genome shotgun sequence, one region contains:
- the POLR1C gene encoding DNA-directed RNA polymerases I and III subunit RPAC1 isoform X1, with product MAAAQAVEEMRTRVVLGEFGVRNVHTTDFPGNYSGYDDAWDQDRFEKNFRVDVVHLDENSLEFDMVGIDAAIANAFRRILLAEVPTMAVEKVLVYNNTSIVQDEILAHRLGLIPIHADPRLFEYRNQGDEEGTEIDTLQFRLQVRCTRNPHAAKDSSDPNELYVNHKVYTRHMTWVPLGNQADLFPEGTIRPVHDDILIAQLRPGQEIDLLMHCVKGIGKDHAKFSPVATASYRLLPDITLLEPVEGDAAEELRQCFSPGVIEVQEVQGKKVARVANPRLDTFSREVFRNEKLKKVVRLARVRDHYIFSVESTGVLPPEVLVSEAIKVLMGKCQRFLDELDAVQMD from the exons ATGGCGGCTGCTCAGGCGGTGGAAGAAATGCGGACCCGCGTGGTTCTAGGGGAGTTCGGGGTTCGCAAT GTTCATACCACTGACTTTCCTGGTAACTATTCGGGTTATGATGATGCCTGGGACCAAGACCGCTTCGAGAAG AATTTCCGTGTGGATGTAGTGCACTTGGATGAAAACTCATTGGAGTTTGACATGGTGGGAATTGATGCAGCCATTGCCAATGCTTTTCGGCGCATTTTATTAGCTGAG GTGCCAACCATGGCTGTGGAAAAGGTCCTGGTGTACAATAACACGTCCATTGTCCAGGATGAGATCCTTGCTCATCGCTTGGGGCTCATTCCCATTCATGCTGATCCTCGTCTTTTTGAATATCGGAACCAag GAGACGAAGAAGGTACAGAGATAGATACTCTACAGTTTCGGCTTCAGGTCAGGTGCACTCGGAACCCCCACGCTGCTAAAGATTCCTCTGACCCCAATGAACTCTATGTGAACCATAAAG TGTACACCAGGCACATGACATGGGTGCCCCTGGGGAATCAGGCTGACCTCTTCCCAGAGGGCACGATCAGACCAGTGCATGATGATATTCTCATCGCTCAGCTACGGCCTGGCCAGGAGATTGACTTACTCATGCACTGTGTCAAGGGCATTG GCAAGGATCATGCCAAGTTTTCACCTGTGGCAACAGCCAGTTACAGGCTTCTGCCAGACATCACCCTGCTTGAGCCTGTGGAAGGGGATGCAGCGGAGGAGCTGAGGCAGTGCTTCTCGCCTGGTGTTATTGAGGTGCAGGAAGTCCAAG GTAAAAAGGTGGCCAGAGTTGCCAATCCCCGGCTAGATACCTTCAGCAGAGAAGTGTTCCGGAACGAGAAGCTAAAGAAGGTTGTACGACTTGCTCGAGTTCGGGACCACTATATCT TTTCTGTCGAGTCAACAGGGGTGTTGCCACCAGAGGTGCTAGTGAGTGAAGCCATCAAGGTACTGATGGGGAAGTGCCAACGGTTCTTGGATGAACTAGATGCAGTTCAGATGGACTGA
- the YIPF3 gene encoding protein YIPF3 isoform X5, whose amino-acid sequence MATTAAPAGGARSGAGPEWGGFEENIQGGGSAVIDMENMDDTSGSSFEDMGELHQRLREEEVDADAAAAEEEDGEFLGMKGFKGQLSRQVADQMWQAGKRQASRAFSLYANIDILRPYFDVEPAQVRSRLLESMIPIKMVNFPQKIAGELYGPLMLVFTLVAILLHGMKTSDTIIREGTLMGTAIGTCFGYWLGVSSFIYFLAYLCNAQITMLQMLALLGYGLFGHCIVLFITYNIHLHALFYLFWLLVGGLSTLRMGSWTRWRAPTSRLCRGSPETSLPCSLLLGFLPPCSMPQPRLLWMMVGQPRLH is encoded by the exons ATGGCAACTACAGCGGCGCCGGCCGGCGGCGCCCGAAGCGGGGCTGGTCCGGAATGGGGAGGGTTCGAAGAAAACATCCAG GGTGGAGGCTCAGCTGTGATTGACATGGAGAACATGGATGATACCTCAGGCTCCAGCTTCGAGGACATGGGTGAGTTGCATCAGCGCCTGCGCGAGGAAGAAGTAGATGCCGATGCAGCTGCTGCGGAAGAGGAGGATGGGGAGTTCCTGGGCATGAAGGGCTTCAAGGGACAGCTGAGCCGGCAGGTGGCTGATCAG ATGTGGCAGGCAGGGAAGAGACAAGCCTCCAGGGCCTTCAGCTTGTACGCCAACATCGACATCCTGAGACCCTACTTTGATGTGGAGCCTGCCCAGGTGCGAAGCAG GCTCCTGGAGTCCATGATCCCTATCAAGATGGTCAACTTCCCCCAG AAAATCGCAGGTGAACTCTATGGACCTCTCATGCTGGTCTTCACGCTGGTTGCCATCCTCCTCCATGGGATGAAGACATCTGACACCATTATT CGGGAGGGTACCCTGATGGGTACAGCCATTGGCACCTGCTTCGGCTACTGGCTGGGTGTCTCGTCTTTCATTTACTTCCTCGCCTACCTGTGCAACGCCCAGATCACCATGCTCCAGATGCTGGCATTGCTG GGCTATGGCCTCTTTGGGCACTGCATTGTCCTGTTCATCACCTATAACATCCACCTCCATGCCCTCTTCTACCTCTTCTGGTTGCTGGTGGGTGGACTGTCTACTCTACGCATG GGATCCTGGACACGCTGGAGGGCCCCAACATCCCGCCTATGCAGAGGGTCCCCAGAGACATCCCTGCCGTGCTCCCTGCTGCTAGGCTTCCTGCCACCGTGCTCAATGCCACAGCCAAGGCTGTTATG GATGATGGTGGGACAGCCCAGACTACATTGA
- the LRRC73 gene encoding leucine-rich repeat-containing protein 73, which produces MLPSSIQISGEPLSGAEVRDICRGLRDNAVRLLSLRGCRLCDRDFGRICRALAGATSLAQLNLNLGVVSSPSRIKQLAEALRTNRSIQSLFLHGSPLTDAGLALLNPALALHPALVALDLGDCMLGDEAINLICGLLPPDGAKSGLKELTLSANPGITPKGWSRLAIAVAHSSQVRVLNLDYNPLGDHVAGMLAVAVASSRTLEVLDLEGTGLTNQSAQTLLDMVENYPTALRSLVLAENSISPELQQQICDLLSEGEEEEEVAGGAGDTQERERGREPAAHQRSSSSWMCPSDPSSQMVLMTSGLGDSLLAETEM; this is translated from the exons ATGCTGCCCAGCTCCATCCAGATTTCGGGGGAACCGCTGTCAGGCGCCGAGGTGCGGGACATCTGCCGCGGCCTGCGCGACAACGCCGTGCGCCTGCTCTCACTGCGCGGCTGCCGCCTCTGCGACCGCGACTTCGGCCGCATCTGCCGGGCCCTGGCCGGGGCCACGTCCCTGGCGCAGCTCAACCTTAACCTAGGCGTCGTGTCCAGTCCCAGCCGCATCAAGCAGCTGGCAGAGGCGCTGCGGACCAACCGCTCCATCCAGTCCCTCTT CCTACATGGGAGTCCCCTGACAGATGCAGGGCTGGCCTTGCTGAACCCAGCCCTGGCCCTCCACCCTGCCCTTGTGGCTCTGGACCTGGGGGACTGCATGCTGGGTGATGAAGCCATCAACCTCATCTGTGGCCTCCTCCCCCCAGATGGAGCCAAGTCAG GCTTGAAGGAGCTAACGCTGAGTGCCAACCCTGGCATCACCCCTAAGGGCTGGAGCCGCCTCGCAATTGCTGTGGCCCACAGCTCCCAGGTCCGCGTCCTCAATCTGGACTACAACCCCCTGG GTGACCATGTGGCAGGGATGCTGGCTGTAGCTGTGGCCTCCAGCCGCACCTTAGAGGTCCTAGACTTGGAGGGCACAGGGCTCACCAACCAGTCAGCTCAG ACCCTGCTGGACATGGTAGAAAATTACCCCACGGCTTTGCGGAGCCTGGTGTTGGCTGAGAACAGCATTAGCCCAGAGCTGCAGCAACAGATCTGTGACCTCCTctcagagggagaggaagaggaggaggtggcGGGAGGGGCTGGCGACACCCAGGAACGAGAGAGAGGGCGGGAGCCTGCCGCCCACCAGAGGAGCAGCAGCTCCTGGATGTGCCCCAGTG ATCCCAGCTCTCAGATGGTGCTCATGACTTCAGGACTCGGTGACAGTCTGTTGGCTGAGACCGAGATGTGA
- the YIPF3 gene encoding protein YIPF3 isoform X3 gives MATTAAPAGGARSGAGPEWGGFEENIQGGGSAVIDMENMDDTSGSSFEDMGELHQRLREEEVDADAAAAEEEDGEFLGMKGFKGQLSRQVADQMWQAGKRQASRAFSLYANIDILRPYFDVEPAQVRSRLLESMIPIKMVNFPQKIAGELYGPLMLVFTLVAILLHGMKTSDTIIREGTLMGTAIGTCFGYWLGVSSFIYFLAYLCNAQITMLQMLALLGYGLFGHCIVLFITYNIHLHALFYLFWLLVGGLSTLRMVAVLVSRTVGPTQRLLLCGTLAALHMLFLLYLHFAYHKVVEGILDTLEGPNIPPMQRVPRDIPAVLPAARLPATVLNATAKAVMAG, from the exons ATGGCAACTACAGCGGCGCCGGCCGGCGGCGCCCGAAGCGGGGCTGGTCCGGAATGGGGAGGGTTCGAAGAAAACATCCAG GGTGGAGGCTCAGCTGTGATTGACATGGAGAACATGGATGATACCTCAGGCTCCAGCTTCGAGGACATGGGTGAGTTGCATCAGCGCCTGCGCGAGGAAGAAGTAGATGCCGATGCAGCTGCTGCGGAAGAGGAGGATGGGGAGTTCCTGGGCATGAAGGGCTTCAAGGGACAGCTGAGCCGGCAGGTGGCTGATCAG ATGTGGCAGGCAGGGAAGAGACAAGCCTCCAGGGCCTTCAGCTTGTACGCCAACATCGACATCCTGAGACCCTACTTTGATGTGGAGCCTGCCCAGGTGCGAAGCAG GCTCCTGGAGTCCATGATCCCTATCAAGATGGTCAACTTCCCCCAG AAAATCGCAGGTGAACTCTATGGACCTCTCATGCTGGTCTTCACGCTGGTTGCCATCCTCCTCCATGGGATGAAGACATCTGACACCATTATT CGGGAGGGTACCCTGATGGGTACAGCCATTGGCACCTGCTTCGGCTACTGGCTGGGTGTCTCGTCTTTCATTTACTTCCTCGCCTACCTGTGCAACGCCCAGATCACCATGCTCCAGATGCTGGCATTGCTG GGCTATGGCCTCTTTGGGCACTGCATTGTCCTGTTCATCACCTATAACATCCACCTCCATGCCCTCTTCTACCTCTTCTGGTTGCTGGTGGGTGGACTGTCTACTCTACGCATG GTGGCAGTGTTGGTGTCACGGACTGTGGGCCCCACACAGCGGCTGCTCCTCTGTGGCACCCTGGCCGCCCTACACATGCTTTTCCTGCTCTATCTGCATTTTGCCTACCACAAGGTGGTAGAGG GGATCCTGGACACGCTGGAGGGCCCCAACATCCCGCCTATGCAGAGGGTCCCCAGAGACATCCCTGCCGTGCTCCCTGCTGCTAGGCTTCCTGCCACCGTGCTCAATGCCACAGCCAAGGCTGTTATG GCAGGATGA
- the YIPF3 gene encoding protein YIPF3 isoform X1 yields the protein MATTAAPAGGARSGAGPEWGGFEENIQGGGSAVIDMENMDDTSGSSFEDMGELHQRLREEEVDADAAAAEEEDGEFLGMKGFKGQLSRQVADQMWQAGKRQASRAFSLYANIDILRPYFDVEPAQVRSRLLESMIPIKMVNFPQKIAGELYGPLMLVFTLVAILLHGMKTSDTIIREGTLMGTAIGTCFGYWLGVSSFIYFLAYLCNAQITMLQMLALLGYGLFGHCIVLFITYNIHLHALFYLFWLLVGGLSTLRMVAVLVSRTVGPTQRLLLCGTLAALHMLFLLYLHFAYHKVVEGILDTLEGPNIPPMQRVPRDIPAVLPAARLPATVLNATAKAVMDDGGTAQTTLKAVTEPGTCP from the exons ATGGCAACTACAGCGGCGCCGGCCGGCGGCGCCCGAAGCGGGGCTGGTCCGGAATGGGGAGGGTTCGAAGAAAACATCCAG GGTGGAGGCTCAGCTGTGATTGACATGGAGAACATGGATGATACCTCAGGCTCCAGCTTCGAGGACATGGGTGAGTTGCATCAGCGCCTGCGCGAGGAAGAAGTAGATGCCGATGCAGCTGCTGCGGAAGAGGAGGATGGGGAGTTCCTGGGCATGAAGGGCTTCAAGGGACAGCTGAGCCGGCAGGTGGCTGATCAG ATGTGGCAGGCAGGGAAGAGACAAGCCTCCAGGGCCTTCAGCTTGTACGCCAACATCGACATCCTGAGACCCTACTTTGATGTGGAGCCTGCCCAGGTGCGAAGCAG GCTCCTGGAGTCCATGATCCCTATCAAGATGGTCAACTTCCCCCAG AAAATCGCAGGTGAACTCTATGGACCTCTCATGCTGGTCTTCACGCTGGTTGCCATCCTCCTCCATGGGATGAAGACATCTGACACCATTATT CGGGAGGGTACCCTGATGGGTACAGCCATTGGCACCTGCTTCGGCTACTGGCTGGGTGTCTCGTCTTTCATTTACTTCCTCGCCTACCTGTGCAACGCCCAGATCACCATGCTCCAGATGCTGGCATTGCTG GGCTATGGCCTCTTTGGGCACTGCATTGTCCTGTTCATCACCTATAACATCCACCTCCATGCCCTCTTCTACCTCTTCTGGTTGCTGGTGGGTGGACTGTCTACTCTACGCATG GTGGCAGTGTTGGTGTCACGGACTGTGGGCCCCACACAGCGGCTGCTCCTCTGTGGCACCCTGGCCGCCCTACACATGCTTTTCCTGCTCTATCTGCATTTTGCCTACCACAAGGTGGTAGAGG GGATCCTGGACACGCTGGAGGGCCCCAACATCCCGCCTATGCAGAGGGTCCCCAGAGACATCCCTGCCGTGCTCCCTGCTGCTAGGCTTCCTGCCACCGTGCTCAATGCCACAGCCAAGGCTGTTATG GATGATGGTGGGACAGCCCAGACTACATTGAAAGCAGTGACTGAACCTGGAACCTGCCCCTGA
- the YIPF3 gene encoding protein YIPF3 isoform X4: MATTAAPAGGARSGAGPEWGGFEENIQGGGSAVIDMENMDDTSGSSFEDMGELHQRLREEEVDADAAAAEEEDGEFLGMKGFKGQLSRQVADQMWQAGKRQASRAFSLYANIDILRPYFDVEPAQVRSRLLESMIPIKMVNFPQKIAGELYGPLMLVFTLVAILLHGMKTSDTIIREGTLMGTAIGTCFGYWLGVSSFIYFLAYLCNAQITMLQMLALLGYGLFGHCIVLFITYNIHLHALFYLFWLLVGGLSTLRMGSWTRWRAPTSRLCRGSPETSLPCSLLLGFLPPCSMPQPRLLWQDDGGTAQTTLKAVTEPGTCP, translated from the exons ATGGCAACTACAGCGGCGCCGGCCGGCGGCGCCCGAAGCGGGGCTGGTCCGGAATGGGGAGGGTTCGAAGAAAACATCCAG GGTGGAGGCTCAGCTGTGATTGACATGGAGAACATGGATGATACCTCAGGCTCCAGCTTCGAGGACATGGGTGAGTTGCATCAGCGCCTGCGCGAGGAAGAAGTAGATGCCGATGCAGCTGCTGCGGAAGAGGAGGATGGGGAGTTCCTGGGCATGAAGGGCTTCAAGGGACAGCTGAGCCGGCAGGTGGCTGATCAG ATGTGGCAGGCAGGGAAGAGACAAGCCTCCAGGGCCTTCAGCTTGTACGCCAACATCGACATCCTGAGACCCTACTTTGATGTGGAGCCTGCCCAGGTGCGAAGCAG GCTCCTGGAGTCCATGATCCCTATCAAGATGGTCAACTTCCCCCAG AAAATCGCAGGTGAACTCTATGGACCTCTCATGCTGGTCTTCACGCTGGTTGCCATCCTCCTCCATGGGATGAAGACATCTGACACCATTATT CGGGAGGGTACCCTGATGGGTACAGCCATTGGCACCTGCTTCGGCTACTGGCTGGGTGTCTCGTCTTTCATTTACTTCCTCGCCTACCTGTGCAACGCCCAGATCACCATGCTCCAGATGCTGGCATTGCTG GGCTATGGCCTCTTTGGGCACTGCATTGTCCTGTTCATCACCTATAACATCCACCTCCATGCCCTCTTCTACCTCTTCTGGTTGCTGGTGGGTGGACTGTCTACTCTACGCATG GGATCCTGGACACGCTGGAGGGCCCCAACATCCCGCCTATGCAGAGGGTCCCCAGAGACATCCCTGCCGTGCTCCCTGCTGCTAGGCTTCCTGCCACCGTGCTCAATGCCACAGCCAAGGCTGTTATG GCAGGATGATGGTGGGACAGCCCAGACTACATTGAAAGCAGTGACTGAACCTGGAACCTGCCCCTGA
- the YIPF3 gene encoding protein YIPF3 isoform X2, translated as MATTAAPAGGARSGAGPEWGGFEENIQGGGSAVIDMENMDDTSGSSFEDMGELHQRLREEEVDADAAAAEEEDGEFLGMKGFKGQLSRQVADQMWQAGKRQASRAFSLYANIDILRPYFDVEPAQVRSRLLESMIPIKMVNFPQKIAGELYGPLMLVFTLVAILLHGMKTSDTIIREGTLMGTAIGTCFGYWLGVSSFIYFLAYLCNAQITMLQMLALLGYGLFGHCIVLFITYNIHLHALFYLFWLLVGGLSTLRMVAVLVSRTVGPTQRLLLCGTLAALHMLFLLYLHFAYHKVVEGILDTLEGPNIPPMQRVPRDIPAVLPAARLPATVLNATAKAVMVTLQSH; from the exons ATGGCAACTACAGCGGCGCCGGCCGGCGGCGCCCGAAGCGGGGCTGGTCCGGAATGGGGAGGGTTCGAAGAAAACATCCAG GGTGGAGGCTCAGCTGTGATTGACATGGAGAACATGGATGATACCTCAGGCTCCAGCTTCGAGGACATGGGTGAGTTGCATCAGCGCCTGCGCGAGGAAGAAGTAGATGCCGATGCAGCTGCTGCGGAAGAGGAGGATGGGGAGTTCCTGGGCATGAAGGGCTTCAAGGGACAGCTGAGCCGGCAGGTGGCTGATCAG ATGTGGCAGGCAGGGAAGAGACAAGCCTCCAGGGCCTTCAGCTTGTACGCCAACATCGACATCCTGAGACCCTACTTTGATGTGGAGCCTGCCCAGGTGCGAAGCAG GCTCCTGGAGTCCATGATCCCTATCAAGATGGTCAACTTCCCCCAG AAAATCGCAGGTGAACTCTATGGACCTCTCATGCTGGTCTTCACGCTGGTTGCCATCCTCCTCCATGGGATGAAGACATCTGACACCATTATT CGGGAGGGTACCCTGATGGGTACAGCCATTGGCACCTGCTTCGGCTACTGGCTGGGTGTCTCGTCTTTCATTTACTTCCTCGCCTACCTGTGCAACGCCCAGATCACCATGCTCCAGATGCTGGCATTGCTG GGCTATGGCCTCTTTGGGCACTGCATTGTCCTGTTCATCACCTATAACATCCACCTCCATGCCCTCTTCTACCTCTTCTGGTTGCTGGTGGGTGGACTGTCTACTCTACGCATG GTGGCAGTGTTGGTGTCACGGACTGTGGGCCCCACACAGCGGCTGCTCCTCTGTGGCACCCTGGCCGCCCTACACATGCTTTTCCTGCTCTATCTGCATTTTGCCTACCACAAGGTGGTAGAGG GGATCCTGGACACGCTGGAGGGCCCCAACATCCCGCCTATGCAGAGGGTCCCCAGAGACATCCCTGCCGTGCTCCCTGCTGCTAGGCTTCCTGCCACCGTGCTCAATGCCACAGCCAAGGCTGTTATGGTGACCCTGCAGTCACACTGA
- the POLR1C gene encoding DNA-directed RNA polymerases I and III subunit RPAC1 isoform X2 — protein MVGIDAAIANAFRRILLAEVPTMAVEKVLVYNNTSIVQDEILAHRLGLIPIHADPRLFEYRNQGDEEGTEIDTLQFRLQVRCTRNPHAAKDSSDPNELYVNHKVYTRHMTWVPLGNQADLFPEGTIRPVHDDILIAQLRPGQEIDLLMHCVKGIGKDHAKFSPVATASYRLLPDITLLEPVEGDAAEELRQCFSPGVIEVQEVQGKKVARVANPRLDTFSREVFRNEKLKKVVRLARVRDHYIFSVESTGVLPPEVLVSEAIKVLMGKCQRFLDELDAVQMD, from the exons ATGGTGGGAATTGATGCAGCCATTGCCAATGCTTTTCGGCGCATTTTATTAGCTGAG GTGCCAACCATGGCTGTGGAAAAGGTCCTGGTGTACAATAACACGTCCATTGTCCAGGATGAGATCCTTGCTCATCGCTTGGGGCTCATTCCCATTCATGCTGATCCTCGTCTTTTTGAATATCGGAACCAag GAGACGAAGAAGGTACAGAGATAGATACTCTACAGTTTCGGCTTCAGGTCAGGTGCACTCGGAACCCCCACGCTGCTAAAGATTCCTCTGACCCCAATGAACTCTATGTGAACCATAAAG TGTACACCAGGCACATGACATGGGTGCCCCTGGGGAATCAGGCTGACCTCTTCCCAGAGGGCACGATCAGACCAGTGCATGATGATATTCTCATCGCTCAGCTACGGCCTGGCCAGGAGATTGACTTACTCATGCACTGTGTCAAGGGCATTG GCAAGGATCATGCCAAGTTTTCACCTGTGGCAACAGCCAGTTACAGGCTTCTGCCAGACATCACCCTGCTTGAGCCTGTGGAAGGGGATGCAGCGGAGGAGCTGAGGCAGTGCTTCTCGCCTGGTGTTATTGAGGTGCAGGAAGTCCAAG GTAAAAAGGTGGCCAGAGTTGCCAATCCCCGGCTAGATACCTTCAGCAGAGAAGTGTTCCGGAACGAGAAGCTAAAGAAGGTTGTACGACTTGCTCGAGTTCGGGACCACTATATCT TTTCTGTCGAGTCAACAGGGGTGTTGCCACCAGAGGTGCTAGTGAGTGAAGCCATCAAGGTACTGATGGGGAAGTGCCAACGGTTCTTGGATGAACTAGATGCAGTTCAGATGGACTGA